The proteins below are encoded in one region of Bacillus alveayuensis:
- a CDS encoding primosomal protein N' (replication factor Y) (product_source=KO:K04066; cath_funfam=3.40.50.300; cog=COG1198; ko=KO:K04066; pfam=PF00271,PF04851; smart=SM00487; superfamily=46785,52540; tigrfam=TIGR00595), translating into MRYASVIVDLKVSQTDRSFDYEIPHEWRGIIKPGMRVVVPFGSRKLQGFVVEVKDESAVKKVKAIDELLDPTPVLNEELLKLGEWLTESTLCFKITAFQAMLPSALKANYQKELLIHKDRSYEHLHPDIQTLFQKNKKLDLNKACKSPYFHVIQKEIEAGNLEVQYVVKQKTNKRTIKQIKAIASKKELQAFLSKLPKQANKQKRILQFFIENDDPIPLKKLLEEVQCTVSSVKTLIDKKMLLEEEVEVYRDPYEKEHFEKTNPLPLTNEQTKAIQPILASLEKEQHDVFLMYGVTGSGKTEIYLQAIEEVLKKGKEAIVLVPEISLTPQMVQRFKGRFGSKVAVLHSGLSTGEKYDEWRKIDRGEVKLVVGARSAIFAPFQNIGIIIIDEEHETSYKQEENPRYHAREVAIYRGKYHSCPVVLGSATPTLESYARAQKGVYNLLTLTERVNKRPLPTVEIVDMREELRKGNRTMFSESLYTKLKNRLENGEQAVLFLNKRGYSSFVMCRDCGFVISCPHCDISLTYHRFDEKLKCHYCGYEEMMPPHCPDCKSKYIRFFGTGTQRVEEEIAKVLPEARVIRMDNDTTSRKGAHEKLLKSFGRKEADILLGTQMIAKGLDFQDVTLVGVLTADTMLHLPDFRASEKTFQLLTQVSGRAGRHTLPGEVVIQTYVPEHYSIQLAQRHDYALFFQKEMYIRKLHHYPPYYYLVLITVSHQEVTKALSTAEHISLFMKKRLSDKAQILGPVSSPIPRINDRYRYQCMIKYKRESSLYESLKAILKHYQQEMNQTDLTISIDLNPLMLM; encoded by the coding sequence ATGCGGTATGCAAGCGTCATTGTTGATTTGAAAGTATCGCAAACGGATCGGAGCTTTGATTACGAAATTCCCCATGAATGGCGCGGGATCATAAAACCAGGCATGCGCGTTGTCGTTCCGTTTGGTTCCCGTAAACTGCAAGGATTTGTTGTCGAAGTAAAAGATGAATCAGCAGTTAAAAAAGTAAAAGCGATTGACGAACTGTTAGATCCAACTCCAGTGTTAAATGAAGAACTGTTAAAGCTTGGGGAATGGTTAACAGAATCGACATTATGCTTTAAAATCACGGCATTTCAAGCAATGCTTCCTTCAGCTTTAAAAGCGAATTATCAAAAGGAGCTTTTGATCCATAAAGATCGTTCCTATGAACATCTTCATCCTGACATTCAAACACTTTTTCAAAAAAATAAAAAATTAGATTTGAACAAAGCGTGTAAAAGTCCATATTTTCACGTAATTCAAAAAGAAATTGAAGCAGGAAATCTTGAAGTTCAATATGTTGTCAAACAAAAAACGAATAAACGAACCATTAAACAAATAAAGGCGATCGCATCAAAAAAGGAATTGCAAGCATTCCTATCTAAACTACCTAAACAAGCAAACAAACAAAAAAGGATTCTTCAATTTTTTATCGAGAACGATGATCCCATTCCATTAAAGAAACTATTAGAAGAAGTCCAATGCACCGTTTCGTCCGTTAAAACGTTGATCGATAAAAAAATGTTATTAGAAGAAGAAGTAGAAGTTTATCGAGATCCTTATGAAAAAGAACATTTTGAAAAGACAAATCCATTGCCGCTAACAAATGAACAAACAAAAGCGATTCAACCAATTTTAGCATCACTGGAAAAAGAACAGCATGATGTTTTTTTAATGTATGGTGTAACAGGCAGCGGAAAAACAGAAATATATTTACAAGCGATTGAAGAAGTTTTAAAAAAAGGAAAAGAAGCAATCGTTTTAGTACCAGAGATATCTTTAACGCCTCAAATGGTACAGCGCTTTAAAGGAAGATTTGGATCGAAAGTAGCGGTGTTACATAGCGGCTTATCAACAGGTGAAAAATATGATGAATGGCGCAAAATTGACCGTGGTGAAGTAAAACTCGTCGTAGGTGCAAGATCTGCCATTTTTGCACCATTTCAAAATATTGGTATTATTATTATTGATGAAGAACATGAAACGAGTTATAAGCAGGAGGAAAACCCTCGTTACCATGCAAGAGAAGTGGCAATTTATCGTGGAAAATACCACAGTTGTCCAGTTGTATTAGGAAGTGCTACACCGACATTGGAATCGTATGCACGGGCTCAAAAAGGCGTATACAACCTTCTCACTTTAACGGAACGAGTAAACAAACGACCATTGCCTACTGTAGAGATTGTCGATATGCGAGAGGAGCTTCGCAAAGGAAACAGAACGATGTTTTCAGAAAGCCTCTATACAAAGTTGAAAAATCGACTAGAAAATGGTGAACAAGCCGTCTTATTTCTCAATAAACGGGGATATTCTTCTTTTGTTATGTGTCGTGATTGCGGTTTTGTCATCTCCTGTCCACATTGTGATATTTCGTTAACTTATCACCGCTTTGATGAAAAACTAAAATGTCATTATTGTGGCTATGAAGAGATGATGCCTCCACATTGTCCTGATTGCAAAAGCAAGTATATCCGCTTTTTTGGTACAGGGACTCAAAGGGTAGAAGAAGAAATCGCTAAAGTGCTGCCTGAAGCGAGAGTGATTCGAATGGACAACGATACGACGAGTCGGAAAGGAGCTCACGAAAAGCTTCTTAAATCATTTGGACGGAAAGAAGCTGATATTTTACTTGGGACACAAATGATTGCGAAAGGGCTTGATTTTCAAGATGTAACGTTAGTTGGCGTTTTAACAGCCGATACGATGCTTCATCTACCGGATTTTCGTGCTAGTGAAAAAACATTCCAATTATTAACACAAGTAAGTGGGAGAGCGGGGAGACATACGTTGCCTGGTGAGGTAGTCATTCAAACGTATGTTCCAGAACATTACAGTATTCAGCTTGCGCAAAGGCATGATTATGCTCTTTTTTTTCAAAAAGAAATGTATATTCGTAAACTCCACCATTACCCTCCATATTACTATCTTGTGTTAATTACCGTATCACATCAAGAGGTCACAAAGGCGCTTTCGACTGCCGAACATATTTCACTATTTATGAAGAAACGATTATCTGACAAAGCGCAAATTTTAGGTCCTGTGAGCTCACCTATTCCTAGAATCAATGATAGATATCGCTATCAATGCATGATAAAATACAAGCGGGAATCATCCTTATATGAATCATTAAAAGCTATTCTTAAGCATTATCAACAAGAAATGAACCAAACGGATTTAACAATTTCCATTGATTTAAATCCATTGATGTTAATGTAA
- a CDS encoding methionyl-tRNA formyltransferase (product_source=KO:K00604; cath_funfam=3.10.25.10,3.40.50.170; cog=COG0223; ko=KO:K00604; pfam=PF00551,PF02911; superfamily=50486,53328; tigrfam=TIGR00460) produces MVKVVFMGTPDFAVPIFEQLLEDKYHVVAVVTQPDRPKGRKKVLTPPPMKVAAQKHQIPVLQPEKIQEKEEIDRVLSFEPDLIVTAAFGQILPKELLEEPPFGCINVHASLLPELRGGAPIHYAILEGKKKTGVTIMYMVEKLDAGDILSQIEVPIAENDHVGSLHDKLSKAGARLLSDTMPKLLKGELKPIPQDESKATFAYNIKREQEKIDWSKTGEEIYNHIRGLNPWPVAYTTLSGKVLKIWWGEKVHENKPFSPGTVIRVERDGIVVATGNEIAIKITEIQPSGKKRMSGEEFVRGAQIKAGMTFE; encoded by the coding sequence ATGGTAAAAGTCGTCTTTATGGGGACACCGGATTTTGCGGTACCTATATTCGAACAATTATTAGAGGACAAATATCATGTAGTGGCAGTTGTCACTCAGCCAGACAGGCCTAAAGGGAGAAAAAAAGTTTTAACACCGCCACCAATGAAAGTGGCGGCACAAAAGCATCAAATACCGGTATTACAGCCGGAAAAAATTCAGGAAAAAGAGGAAATTGACAGAGTTTTATCTTTTGAGCCAGACTTGATTGTTACGGCTGCATTTGGACAAATATTGCCAAAAGAGCTTCTAGAGGAGCCCCCATTTGGGTGTATTAACGTTCATGCTTCACTTCTTCCCGAATTAAGAGGAGGAGCTCCCATTCATTACGCAATATTAGAAGGAAAGAAAAAAACAGGTGTGACGATTATGTATATGGTTGAAAAGCTTGACGCAGGAGATATTCTTTCGCAAATTGAAGTTCCGATTGCTGAAAACGATCATGTTGGTTCCTTGCATGATAAGCTAAGTAAAGCAGGAGCTCGATTACTTTCCGACACGATGCCAAAACTGCTAAAGGGTGAGTTAAAGCCGATTCCACAAGATGAATCGAAAGCAACTTTTGCATATAACATTAAGAGGGAGCAAGAAAAAATTGATTGGTCGAAAACAGGAGAGGAAATTTATAATCATATCCGCGGCTTAAATCCTTGGCCAGTTGCGTATACAACGTTATCTGGAAAAGTGTTGAAAATATGGTGGGGAGAAAAAGTTCATGAAAATAAACCATTTTCTCCTGGGACGGTTATTCGAGTGGAACGAGATGGTATTGTTGTGGCAACAGGGAATGAGATTGCAATTAAAATCACTGAAATTCAACCATCTGGTAAAAAAAGAATGAGCGGTGAGGAATTTGTTAGAGGTGCACAAATTAAAGCAGGGATGACGTTTGAATGA
- a CDS encoding 16S rRNA (cytosine967-C5)-methyltransferase (product_source=KO:K03500; cath_funfam=1.10.940.10,3.40.50.150; cog=COG0144; ko=KO:K03500; pfam=PF01029,PF01189; superfamily=48013,53335; tigrfam=TIGR00563): MKKLKNVRTAALDGLLAIEKNQAYSHLLLHSLIEKNDIRPKDIGLLTELVYGTLQRKLTLDFYLSPFLKEKKKIEDWVRLLLWMSLYQMVYLDRVPDRAVLFEAVEIAKSRGHKGIASFVNGILRNIQREGLPSIEDIEDDFERISIQSSTPIWLVRRFAEQYGLETAEKICMSQLLPPNQTARVNLNKTNVHELINRLKIEGIEATAGELAPEAIKVLKGNVAKSESFQKGYMTIQDESSMLVAKALDIQENEHVLDSCAAPGGKSTHIAEMLSNTGKVVSLDLHEHKVKLIEGQAKRLGLPNIETKTLDSRHVANHFPVHSFDKILVDAPCTGFGVIRRKPEIKYTKTERDIKALSNIQKEILDAVAPLLKPGGILVYSTCTIDQEENSEVIKSFLAKHQEFTHDEKLVDRLPKKVKDYISFGQIQILPHYFGTDGFYISALRKKV; this comes from the coding sequence ATGAAAAAGTTGAAAAATGTTCGAACAGCGGCGTTGGATGGGCTGTTAGCCATTGAAAAAAATCAAGCATATAGTCATTTATTGCTGCATTCGCTCATTGAAAAAAATGATATTCGACCAAAAGATATCGGATTATTAACAGAACTTGTATATGGAACACTGCAGCGTAAGCTAACACTTGATTTCTATTTATCTCCATTTTTAAAAGAAAAGAAAAAAATAGAAGATTGGGTTCGGCTGCTATTATGGATGTCTTTATATCAGATGGTTTATTTAGATCGTGTTCCCGACCGTGCCGTTTTGTTTGAAGCAGTTGAAATTGCCAAATCTCGTGGACATAAAGGGATTGCCTCATTTGTCAATGGAATTTTAAGAAATATACAAAGAGAGGGTCTTCCATCTATTGAGGATATTGAAGATGATTTTGAAAGAATTTCCATTCAATCAAGCACACCGATTTGGCTCGTTCGCCGATTTGCCGAACAATATGGACTAGAAACGGCAGAAAAAATTTGTATGTCGCAGCTTCTGCCTCCAAATCAAACGGCTCGCGTTAACTTGAACAAAACAAATGTACATGAGCTGATCAATAGGTTAAAAATAGAAGGAATTGAGGCAACGGCAGGTGAATTAGCCCCTGAAGCGATTAAAGTGTTAAAAGGAAATGTAGCAAAAAGTGAAAGCTTTCAAAAAGGTTATATGACCATTCAGGATGAAAGCTCCATGTTAGTGGCCAAAGCTCTTGATATTCAAGAAAACGAACATGTTTTAGATAGTTGTGCAGCTCCAGGAGGGAAATCAACTCATATCGCAGAAATGTTATCTAATACAGGAAAAGTTGTGTCTTTAGATTTGCATGAGCATAAAGTAAAATTAATTGAAGGACAAGCAAAGCGGCTCGGATTGCCGAATATCGAAACGAAAACATTAGATAGCCGCCATGTGGCCAACCATTTTCCAGTCCATTCATTTGATAAAATTTTAGTCGATGCTCCATGTACGGGGTTCGGAGTCATTAGAAGAAAGCCTGAAATTAAATATACAAAAACGGAACGTGACATCAAAGCCTTATCCAACATTCAGAAAGAAATTTTAGATGCTGTAGCGCCGCTGTTAAAGCCTGGAGGAATATTAGTTTATAGTACATGTACGATCGATCAAGAAGAAAATTCCGAAGTCATCAAAAGCTTTTTAGCCAAACATCAAGAATTTACTCACGATGAAAAATTAGTGGATCGCCTGCCGAAAAAAGTAAAAGACTACATTTCTTTCGGTCAAATTCAAATATTACCACACTATTTTGGAACAGATGGATTTTATATTTCAGCGTTAAGAAAGAAGGTGTGA